One part of the Ornithodoros turicata isolate Travis chromosome 2, ASM3712646v1, whole genome shotgun sequence genome encodes these proteins:
- the LOC135384777 gene encoding uncharacterized protein LOC135384777 encodes MTAAVVAHAFVAGWIARFGVPTTITTDRGRQFESRLFADLMKTLGITRVRMTAYHPAANGMVEGFHRQTRDIGRRHDVIAIDRLKPAYIDDPPPLALTSSAPLHHPVPPAPRILPYKSRQPHVHSRWGSTHLVTSHSYSDE; translated from the coding sequence ATGACCGCAGCAGTTGTCGCTCACGCTTTCGTCGCCGGCTGGATAGCGCGTTTTGGCGTCCCCACCACCATCACTACAGATCGCGGACGTCAGTTCGAGTCTCGCCTATTCGCCGACCTCATGAAGACCCTAGGAATAACTCGAGTACGCATGACTGCCTACCACCCTGCAGCCAACGGGATGGTAGAAGGTTTTCACCGCCAGACGCGTGACATCGGACGCCGTCACGACGTCATCGCTATCGACCGGCTGAAGCCAGCCTATATCGACGACCCACCGCCTCTGGCTCTGACCTCGTCAGCCCCTTTGCACCACCCCGTTCCCCCTGCACCTCGCATCCTACCATACAAATCCAGGCAACCTCACGTGCACTCCAGGTGGGGGTCAACCCATCTGGTGACCAGCCACTCTTATTCCGACGAGTAG